In Macadamia integrifolia cultivar HAES 741 chromosome 1, SCU_Mint_v3, whole genome shotgun sequence, a single window of DNA contains:
- the LOC122085175 gene encoding vascular-related unknown protein 1-like: protein MEDSMMSSINKAISFDQEGTDSPEESGWTEYFEDFMNENRENSCCSDDFRTSSLVSDAASCAAWKFSTDHQQNCKKLSIKKKRTRKILDDDDLEDTASSPCNSPTVSQLSQLDMNRRKRDDKIETSHQGKESKQQIDKRNEMGFIGTETYCTELKKRGLCLVPISMLTNYLG, encoded by the exons ATGGAGGACTCAATGATGTCTTCTATTAACAAAGCAATATCTTTTGATCAGGAAGGAACTGATTCCCCAGAGGAGAGTGGTTGGACTGAATATTTTGAGGACTTCATGAATGAAAATAGAGAGAATTCTTGCTGTTCTGATGATTTTAGGACCTCTTCTTTGGTTTCTGATGCTGCTTCTTGTGCTGCATGGAAGTTCTCTACTGATCATCAACAGAACTGCAAGAAATTGAgtatcaagaagaagagaaccagaaaaatcttggatgatgatgatttagAAGACACTGCAAGTTCACCTTGCAATAGTCCCACG GTAAGCCAGTTAAGTCAGTTGGATATgaacagaagaaagagagatgataaaatagaaacttctcaTCAG GGGAAGGAAAGTAAGCAACAGATTGATAAGAGAAATGAAATGGGTTTCATAGGTACAGAAACTTACTGTACAGAACTGAAGAAAAGGGGGCTTTGCTTGGTTCCTATTTCCATGCTAACGAATTACCTTGGATAA
- the LOC122093700 gene encoding uncharacterized protein LOC122093700 isoform X1 — protein sequence MDKQCNLNRDELIAAAMAACSAGMLSMIAWYFTSEFVDEAETTGQHMTVDEEVNLDGIEEGMEASSEQTKGPPDSSLHSGGNQNKIHASHLIMETMNSVAANLGEIAEALDRNNKISIDNLYNEMMKIQDFDDELLVEALEYVASDDKKAMTFLTLNEKRRKNWLLKHLRVQSG from the coding sequence ATGGATAAACAGTGCAACCTTAACAGAGATGAGCTCATAGCTGCTGCTATGGCTGCTTGTTCAGCGGGAATGTTAAGCATGATTGCATGGTACTTCACAAGTGAATTTGTGGATGAGGCAGAGACAACTGGTCAGCATATGACAGTGGATGAAGAGGTCAATCTTGATGGCATAGAGGAGGGCATGGAAGCATCATCAGAGCAAACCAAAGGCCCTCCAGATTCTTCGTTGCACTCTGGTGGGAATCAGAACAAGATCCATGCCTCCCATCTTATCATGGAGACAATGAATTCAGTGGCTGCAAACCTTGGCGAAATAGCTGAAGCATTGGACCGAAACAATAAAATAAGCATAGACAACTTGTATAATGAGATGATGAAGATCCAAGATTTCGATGATGAACTTCTTGTGGAAGCCCTTGAGTATGTTGCTTCCGACGACAAGAAGGCCATGACATTCCTCACTTTGAATGAAAAGAGACGAAAAAATTGGTTGTTAAAGCATTTACGTGTTCAAAGTGGTTAA
- the LOC122093700 gene encoding uncharacterized protein LOC122093700 isoform X2, whose amino-acid sequence MAACSAGMLSMIAWYFTSEFVDEAETTGQHMTVDEEVNLDGIEEGMEASSEQTKGPPDSSLHSGGNQNKIHASHLIMETMNSVAANLGEIAEALDRNNKISIDNLYNEMMKIQDFDDELLVEALEYVASDDKKAMTFLTLNEKRRKNWLLKHLRVQSG is encoded by the coding sequence ATGGCTGCTTGTTCAGCGGGAATGTTAAGCATGATTGCATGGTACTTCACAAGTGAATTTGTGGATGAGGCAGAGACAACTGGTCAGCATATGACAGTGGATGAAGAGGTCAATCTTGATGGCATAGAGGAGGGCATGGAAGCATCATCAGAGCAAACCAAAGGCCCTCCAGATTCTTCGTTGCACTCTGGTGGGAATCAGAACAAGATCCATGCCTCCCATCTTATCATGGAGACAATGAATTCAGTGGCTGCAAACCTTGGCGAAATAGCTGAAGCATTGGACCGAAACAATAAAATAAGCATAGACAACTTGTATAATGAGATGATGAAGATCCAAGATTTCGATGATGAACTTCTTGTGGAAGCCCTTGAGTATGTTGCTTCCGACGACAAGAAGGCCATGACATTCCTCACTTTGAATGAAAAGAGACGAAAAAATTGGTTGTTAAAGCATTTACGTGTTCAAAGTGGTTAA